The region TCAAAGTTTAGGAGAATCAGCATGAACAATGAATCTAACTTTTTAAAAGATGAGAAATTTGCTCTTAAACCTGACGCACACCAAATACTTTCATCAACTCACGCGGCAAAAATTCTAATCCTCCACGGCTCTCTCAGACCGAAATCCTTCTCAAGACTCTTAGCTGCTGAGGCTGGACGTATCCTTTCTTACATGGGTGCAGAGGTGAAATTCTTCGATCCCGCAGATCTTCCGCTATTCGATCAAGAGTCTCATACCCACCCCAAGGTGACGGAACTCAGAGAACTGAGCCAGTGGTCGGAAGGACAAGTATGGGTTTCACCTGAAATGCATGGCAACGTATCGGGCGTGATGAAAAATCAAGTTGATTGGATCCCCCTCAGTATCGGAGCAGTTCGCCCAACACAAGGTCGCACACTAGCAGTAATGGAAGTTTCTGGCGGATCACAATCCTTCAACGCAGTAAATACCCTGAGAGTCCTTGGTAGATGGATGCGGATGATCACTATTCCGAATCAGTCTTCCGTGCCTCAGGCCTACAATGAATTCAACGAAGATGGTACAATGAAGGAATCTTCTTACCGCGACCGTGTCGTTGATGTCCTAGAAGAGCTTTTACGAATGACTTATCTCACTCGTGATGTTCGTGATTTTTTGGTAGATCGCTACAGTGAGCGCAAAGAACATCAACTCAAAGTTGACCTCAAAAAAATGTAACTCAGCCTTTGGAGGCCCCATGAAGATCCTATTTTTGTGTGTAGCAAACTCAGCCAGAAGCCAACTCGCAGAAGGGCTCGCTAAATCAATTTTCGGGTCTGCCGCGGAAATTGAAAGTGCAGGCTCACAGCCAGTGGAGTAGTTCAACCTTTTGCTGTCGTTGCATTGAAAGAAGTTGGAATAGACATCTCGGCCAACACTTCGAAGTCGATTCCCGACCTTTCTCCCAATTTTTTAAATTCTTTAGACTATGTAATCACT is a window of Bdellovibrio sp. SKB1291214 DNA encoding:
- the arsH gene encoding arsenical resistance protein ArsH translates to MNNESNFLKDEKFALKPDAHQILSSTHAAKILILHGSLRPKSFSRLLAAEAGRILSYMGAEVKFFDPADLPLFDQESHTHPKVTELRELSQWSEGQVWVSPEMHGNVSGVMKNQVDWIPLSIGAVRPTQGRTLAVMEVSGGSQSFNAVNTLRVLGRWMRMITIPNQSSVPQAYNEFNEDGTMKESSYRDRVVDVLEELLRMTYLTRDVRDFLVDRYSERKEHQLKVDLKKM